Genomic DNA from Solanum pennellii chromosome 3, SPENNV200:
aaaaaagtttaaaattcaaacaaaaagtATCTAAATTGAATACTTTATTAAGAATTGAATTgttcaatttgaatataatttagTTCGAGTGTCTAAACAAAATATGAACAAATTTAAGAGATTGACTATATATGaagccaattttttttaaaaataattcttttaataGGTGCCGAAGAAGTTTTCTCTTGTTAAACCCCTTATTcactccattttttttctttttaaaaatctattttttaatattttaatgaaatcgAATATATTTacggaaacttacataaatataaaatatttaccattaataaatttcacttgaacacttttaatatatttataatacagTTTTTATACGTATtataaagaacaatttattattcacatatgatataaattttatagatggataatacattttaatacatttataatataatgtgtcaatttcttacgaaacaaacataatatatttttaaagacagtttgatacatatttattatatacataatttatttttaatacatattacagatttaataTAATGTTGCTataaaatggtaataaataaaagttatcactaaaattagtaattatttattaaaaggtatcgtaatttttccttttactaGAGCCCTCTTGTCACAACAAAATTCttctatttaaatataaataaacgtCAATCCAACATTATATACTTaactctctctcctctctctctctctctaactAAACAAAGATCCAAAAAGAAAACACCATGGCTGATAAAATAGTGAAGGAAGAAAATCAACTACTTCAATTCAAAGAAGCCATCAATTTATTTGACAAAGATGTACATGgtaattattagtatattattaataatattttctttacatttttatgAAGTTGTTCACTCGAAGTTCGATATCAGCATTGAAACCTTAACATAGATGATAATAATGAGTACTAGCTAGTAATTCGTTTATCCTTCTAATTTATCATATGATGTTTGATATGAACATTGAAATCTAGAATGACTAATAACTTAAGTCGCGTAAAGTCAATTAAAAGGGAAGTGCTCGCTTCAATAAACGAAATTTCTGATTAAGGATaaattcatatcatataagtatcaatttttttttggggccAAATaattcctattttattttatataatatctcaaatattataattttattttaggcTGCATTACAATTGAAGAATTAGCAACAGTAATAAGGTCATTGGATGAAAATCCAACAGAAGAAGAACTATGCCATATGATTAGTGAAGTTGATGCTGATCATCATGATAATGGAACCATGGAATTTATTGAATTCTTGAATCTCATCACCAAGAAAATGAAGGTAAAAACTCATATTCCTAGCTCTTATTTAATCGTGTCGGGTGTTCATATTTAATCAGTTATATCGACTCTCTGCTAATAACCAAGTGAATTAATAAGTGTATAAATAGATATGTCAAATATGTTGGTTAGCTTGGTGCAAACACTCTATACGAGTAAATTTTACGATATCTCCATCTATATTTCTATTCCCTCTAGTGGCACAAAAAAGGAATTCATCGTcagtataaataaaataacaatagaTTTTTATCGTGGTAAGAGAGgttcaaaaattttgattttaagtcacgaatttaaattctaaatatgttattattatatgtttttaaattttcttattgaaatttcTGGCTtcgtttttattttaattttcaggAGACGGATTTAGAGGAAGAACTTAAAGAAGTGTTTAAGGTGTTTGATAAAGATCAAAATGGATTTATTTCTGCTACCGATGTAAGTTGATTTTAGGAGTTTTatacttttaataattattgttacttattttatatttgaaaaaatatctttgtttttctaaaaaggAATTActagaagatatttttttttatataatcattaatattattttgtgagTGAAGTCAATCATGTACGGCATGTACTCATGTTGTTCCTTTGAAGACCAGTCAAAAAGATCAaggtatttttaattttaagaaaatatgatttaaatcattttaaatttggATCGAATTATTAGTTTAAAAAACAATACATCTTTTTACTTGtctaatgaaattaaaattaaatacaacATGAAcgaaatacattttaaaattctcGTCAAGTTTAGGATCATTTACAATactttttattaagagtttCATGCTCGTACAAGGATTTGAGATCAGTTATTATGTCATGTGTACAAAttgagattatattttaatttaattagttaagtaaaaatgtattttttatatatctttataaTTCAAGAAATAGCTAATAATTTACGTCTAAGtccataaatattttcaatgtttcaaaggatttggaaaaaatattttaatttgattatgaatgaatataattattaaactaGTTAAGGGAAAGGTGAGGGGGTACACATGTTAAAATTTTCtgtcattattatttaaatatacttatttttaCAGTTGTTTCAAATCCTAGATAATTATtaggttattattattattattaactttGAAACCAATCTGTCAATGCAATGAATTTTTCCACAGTTCACACTGAACAATGCACTTGCTccttttgactttttatttattatatcattaaagAATATTATGAAACAGATAAAATCtctctatttttaatttaaaaaaatcttgaattttattaactgatttatacaaatgttcctttttagatatcatttaaattttaattatctcTAGTTTTAGAAGTCTTACATATATAGTTCTTGCAGAATTACCATTCCAGACAACGTTAAATTGAATTCAATGTTTACTTAATTTTatagataaatattaaattatcgTCTAATGTTTTTTATAACTCATAAAATCTTAGATcacaataatttttatattttctcgcAATGTATTCAACTTGTTCAAAAAGGGGTTTCTTTATACTATATATgatctaaaatatattataagtcgtgaaagaaataaaaaagagattatTTATTAATCagtcatttctaaaagataCAATTGAGAAAATTCCgaccttgaaaatggagaaACTCATTATATAGAGGACTTCCTCTTTAGTGAACGTTACATGCATGATTTAATCTGAATTAATCAAATCAACGATACTGAACCACATATGATTATATCAAAAGTAATATTCCACATATTAGTGATATAgagatattatttatattatcatttcatttataAGTAAGATATTGATAATGCACTATTagtgcattttttttttaaaaaaaatattaatgtatataattcaaactttgttataatatttttcgaTTGTATTGCAGTTAAGGCACGTGATGATTAACTTAGGGGAAAAATTAACAGAAGAAGAAGCTCAACAGATGATTAGAGAAGCAGATTTGGATGGAGATGGTCAAGTCAActttgatgaattttttaaaatgatgatcaaactttaatatatgattaaaaatatttatttatatttattcaatttattaagaagtttttattatttgttgaaacaatatcaattttatataGCCAAGGAATTAATTGTAGGATTATTTGACTATTTAAACTCTCAAAATTGTAATCAAAAGAACCTCTTAGTTTATATgtaatatttgtttttgttttattgatgTTCTATATATTAATCCATTTCGagatttaacttatttaaatatttgtgaaacaataaaatttttattttacgaGTAAATAACTTTCTATCAAAGACTTATTAATGAATGTGTGTGTgttttgggggtgggggtgggggaaaaacaaataattaaatatgctACTATCATTATAGAGTActtattaatgtattttatgatgaaaatatcataatgattatgatataaaataaaagcaaGAAAGGACGTACGATTAGCAAATccacattttcttttaaatatgatatttcttgatgactttttgaattatatgttaattaagttattgattttttttcttctttgagtAGGTTGTAGCCTATTTTTAACCCATATAAACTATCAATTAGTCGTTAACTAATTTCGATAAGGCACGTTAACTAATATATTAGTTTATTCCTAATGACACaccaaaatataataacaatgtAATTAGTCATGAacgtaataataataaaaaagaggaGAATAATAGTTGTCACGTCTAGGTTTGATGACTCCAAAAGAGAATTTGATTGTCATTACTTAGTCAATTATATGAATTATCACTGCTTCGATTATCTATGATttgttgttactattgttaagatgactttttcattattatatgtattttgttaaaatcttctttaatatttttacgtGAGTCTAGATTCTATCAGAAATAGTCTTTTTATCTTAGGAGTAATGGGATtacaaatatgttatttttgttgtataatataagaaaaataaattcaaaggcACGTTCATAAATTTGTTGACAAGCATGTTTTTActctcaagaaaataaattaattttgtattgagtcaagTCTTTTTACTTCCTATGACTTGTTTGTGTATTATGACTTTTGACTACAAAATACCTTCATTCCCActccttaaaaaaataattgaacaaaTAAATGATTTATGTCCTTTTAGTGTTACATTCTCCTTCACATGAGTCAAACAATTTATAATTGTTTTCACCCATCTTATttagttataatttaatttaaataaatataattttctaacaAAGGAGAATTTAATCGAATCCCTTCAACATAGTGAAGGGTTCTTGTAAGGGTAAAGATGAAACTTAGTTGGGTGAGATCGCGACCCAAATAGATTCATGAGACCGTTGGACTATCAACCTTTATCTTTTAGATCACTCGGTCAATTGTGCTTCGTGGAGAAGTCATGGGCTAGACACGTGGAAATCATAGGTTGCAATATAGAAATCCAGCTGTTCGagatcaaaatgaattaaatacaCTGAAAT
This window encodes:
- the LOC107013078 gene encoding calmodulin-2/4, coding for MADKIVKEENQLLQFKEAINLFDKDVHGCITIEELATVIRSLDENPTEEELCHMISEVDADHHDNGTMEFIEFLNLITKKMKETDLEEELKEVFKVFDKDQNGFISATDLRHVMINLGEKLTEEEAQQMIREADLDGDGQVNFDEFFKMMIKL